TCCAACTCTGAACTCTCTCTAAACAGAAAATCGGATGCAAAGGCCCAAGGCATTGGGTGACACCCGTTGTGTCAATAGGTGGTTAATAACTACAGAAGCAGAAGATATGAGCATATACACATGCCGAACGCTGCTAAATGAAATGCCAAAAGCTACAATAACTcttcttgatatatttaaatagtttttgcAAAATAACTTCTACATACAATCAACAAGGTTCATTCAACCATAGCACTTGTAGACACATAAGCAAATACTTTATAGAGGACAACCAAGAATCACAACACGGATCTTCAGAAAGAATCATAAGAGCAATAAGGGCATTtcagataaattaaaaatttacctTCAAAGCAAGCTTCATCAGCTTATTCATTGCCCTGAATTGTTTCATTCTAGAGAGAACAGCACTGTCTATCGGTCTGTCAGCACCTCCATCCTTAATCCATGGATGCTCTAACCACACATTAATTGATGTAAGGCACAAAAGCATGCAAGTGCAGCGCAAAAGTCAGATGTGATACCAGAAACtaaccaaaaaataaagctTCTTACCAAGAACTTGTGCAGAAGTGATTCGCTTGTTAGGATCCTGAGTCAACATCCTCCTGACCAGGTCTTTTGCACTGTTCGTTATCGAAGGCCATGGTTGACTTTCAAAGTCAATGTCTCCTTGTAGAATGGCATCAAATATTCCTCTTTCATTTTCTACAACACAAATttagtaaattaaattaatccacAGTGGAAATCTAAAGCAATTTATAAGAgagattttttaaacaaataacatGTGGCCAAAACTTGTTTTTACCAGCCCAAAAAGGAGGTACACCACTGAGTAGAATATACAAGATAACTCCCGCACTCCAAATGTCTATTTCCTTTCCATAACTGCGCCGCAATACCTCAGGAGCAACATAGTACGCACTACCAACTATATCACGGTAAACTTTCCCTGCAAAATGTTTTGGAAAAGCTCAGTCAACATAATAATTCGTGGTCAATTTAATGTTTGTAAGAACAAATTGATACAATCCTAAAACTTGAATGGAGTTTCAAAAGAGTAGCAAAGGTAGAAATTTGAAGATAACTGAGACAGAAAGATCATacaaacaagtaaaatgaatgGAAGAACTGATGTAATTTGTTGTCAATTGCTAGTGCCAAAACAGCTTATCACATTTCTTCAGATTTGTCCACCCTACTCTGTTTATACACCTTATCTTCTCAATTTAGATGAGTCATACAAGgttaaaagaagaaatggaaaaaGATCACTAGGCATTTATTGATTGCCCAAGTCCACCAAAACCTCATTATGAGAATACCTGATCTCACTACAACCTCAGAATGCTCCTTAATAAACCTCTTGAGAAATGTAGTGTATCTAACTTCTTTTAATGCTACTGAAGCTAGCCTCACTAGGGTTACTCATGTCATAGACACAAGCAGAACCCCTTCATAATTATCAAGATGCAAAATAAGGTTGAATCTACTATTCTCAAATAGAAATCAGCAGGGGATAGCTTTACCAGAAATAAACTGACTTGTAAACGTAACTGCTAGCCAGATAAAACAGAAAGAGCAGGAAAACAAGTGTTTTACACtccatactttttaaatatcagctgaaaaaagtaaaatgaaCAGAAGACCAAATATAACTTCTTGTCAACTGCAGGCAGGAAACAGCCCGTCACATTTCCTGAAATCTATCCATCCTGCTCTATTTACATGCGTTACATTTTCCTCAACATAGCTTAATCCAAGGAGTtcaaaaaatagtaaaagaaaaggatcatTTGCTAGTTTGTCTAATCTCACCACTGAGCTCAAAACGTCTTCTAATAAACAAAAGGTGCCGTTACAGTATCTGAAAAAATTTCTTGAAAGACATTGTTGCGAGCACCTTTTATGGCTAATCAAGCTAGCCTCACTAGGCTTTTACCCATAATAATAGTCAGAGGCAGAACCGcatcaaaattaataacatgCAGAATGTAGGTCAGGTCTGCTATTCGCAAATAGAAATTCAGTCGGAGGCTGGCTccaccaaaaataaattgacttgCATACCAAACCCGTGAGCTAGATCAACTTCAAAGACAGAAAAACAAGAGTCTTCTTTCTTAccagaaaaacaataaaaggtaCACAATCCAGCAAATAGGATATATCAACTGACCCAATTCTCTGTTTTGTAGTTGCTCATTCTAATAGAAAATATCCAATTCTATCACTTAACaccaaattcaacaaattagaAACCAGAATTTGAACAACTCCAACAATGTTATGCAgaaaaattctgaaattcaCAAAACTAAAAGCACAAACCTTATACAACACACCAGGTTTTAACACAATTCTCAAACAACTCAGCGTAATGCAACATCACGTATATTATATGACCATTAACtgaactaaaatgaaaagcataaaggATTTAAGAAATTAACCTTCCTCGATAAACACAGACAGTCCAAAATCAGTTGCCTTCAGAGAAGCACCCTCATCTTTACTAGACAGCAAGAAATTCTCAGGTTTGAGATCTCTATGCATCACACCCATAAAATGACAAGCATGAACCACATTCACTATCTCCCTGAAAATCTTAGCAGCATCTCTCTCTGAATAATGCCCTTTTGCAATAATCCTATCAAAAAGCTCCCCGCCTGCACAAAGCTCCATAACAAGATGCACAGATTGACTATCCTCATAAACCCCTCTAAATTCCACAGTATTTGGCTGCCCTGACAAGTGTTGCATGATATTAACCTCTCTTTTAATATCATCTCCATCTTTCTTATTCACCAACTTCCTCCGCAAAATTGACTTGCAGGCATAACTATGACCAGTAGCATTCTCTGTGCACAAATAAGTAATACCAAACTGACCTCTACCCAACTCTTTACTAAGTGTATAGAGTTGCTTGATGTCTTCAAAAGGTTTTCCTAGTATAGTATCAACCTTTGGAACTGGCCTTGTTGGGGTTTTTTGCTGTGTCTGTTGAGGTCTTCGTGGTGGGCTTTGTGTCTGAATTTGAGGGGCTACGGCCTTTTGTTGGCTTTGATGATATTGAGGTTGTTGTTGCCTAGAATAACCAGTTGTTGATGGTCTATAAGTACAACCATTAGCATCTGGTCTTGGAGCTTTTTCTTTGCTACTAAAACAACCCATCTCAagaattgaaactttttccaagaAATGGTGTTAAAGATTGACGCTTTGGATAAAAAAACGTAGTCAAGATATAAACTTC
The DNA window shown above is from Populus trichocarpa isolate Nisqually-1 chromosome 4, P.trichocarpa_v4.1, whole genome shotgun sequence and carries:
- the LOC7479055 gene encoding calcium-dependent protein kinase, translating into MGCFSSKEKAPRPDANGCTYRPSTTGYSRQQQPQYHQSQQKAVAPQIQTQSPPRRPQQTQQKTPTRPVPKVDTILGKPFEDIKQLYTLSKELGRGQFGITYLCTENATGHSYACKSILRRKLVNKKDGDDIKREVNIMQHLSGQPNTVEFRGVYEDSQSVHLVMELCAGGELFDRIIAKGHYSERDAAKIFREIVNVVHACHFMGVMHRDLKPENFLLSSKDEGASLKATDFGLSVFIEEGKVYRDIVGSAYYVAPEVLRRSYGKEIDIWSAGVILYILLSGVPPFWAENERGIFDAILQGDIDFESQPWPSITNSAKDLVRRMLTQDPNKRITSAQVLEHPWIKDGGADRPIDSAVLSRMKQFRAMNKLMKLALKVIAENLSEEEIKGLKAMFTNMDTDKSGTITYEELKTGLARLGSKLSEAEVKNLMEAADVDGNGSIDYIEFISATMHRYKLERDEHLYKAFQYFDKDSSGYITRDELELAMKEYGMGDESSIKEIIAEVDADNDGRINYEEFCAMMRSGTPHAPSLY